The proteins below are encoded in one region of Halichoerus grypus chromosome X, mHalGry1.hap1.1, whole genome shotgun sequence:
- the PDHA1 gene encoding pyruvate dehydrogenase E1 component subunit alpha, somatic form, mitochondrial, which yields MRKMLAAVSRVLSGVAQKPASRVLVASRNFANDATFEIKKCDLHRLEEGPPVTTVLTREDGLRYYRMMQTVRRMELKADQLYKQKIIRGFCHLCDGQEACCVGLEAGINPTDHLITAYRAHGFTFTRGLSVREILAELTGRRGGCAKGKGGSMHMYAKNFYGGNGIVGAQVPLGAGIALACKYNGKDEVCLTLYGDGAANQGQIFEAYNMAALWKLPCIFICENNRYGMGTSVERAAASTDYYKRGDFIPGLRVDGMDILCVREATRFAAAYCRSGKGPILMELQTYRYHGHSMSDPGVSYRTREEIQEVRSKSDPIMLLKDRMVNSNLASVEELKEIDVEVRKEIEDAAQFATADPEPPLEELGYHIYSSDPPFEVRGANQWIKFKSIS from the exons ATGAGGAAAATGCTCGCCGCTGTCTCTCGCGTGTTGTCGGGCGTCGCCCAGAAGCCG GCAAGCAGAGTGCTCGTGGCCTCCCGTAATTTTGCAAATGATGCTACATTTGAAATTAAG AAGTGCGATCTTCATCGGCTAGAAGAGGGCCCTCCTGTCACCACAGTGCTCACCAGGGAGGACGGGCTCAGGTACTATAGGATGATGCAGACTGTTCGCCGGATGGAGTTAAAGGCAGATCAGCTgtataaacagaaaattattcGTGGTTTCTGTCACTTGTGTGATGGTCAG GAAGCTTGTTGTGTGGGCCTGGAGGCCGGCATAAATCCCACAGACCATCTTATCACAGCCTATCGGGCTCATGGCTTTACCTTTACTCGTGGACTTTCTGTCCGAGAAATTCTTGCAGAGCTTACAG GACGAAGAGGAGGCTGTGCTAAGGGAAAAGGTGGATCGATGCATATGTATGCCAAGAACTTCTATGGGGGCAATGGCATCGTTGGAGCTCAG GTGCCCCTGGGAGCAGGGATTGCTCTGGCCTGTAAGTATAACGGAAAGGATGAGGTCTGTTTGACTTTATATGGCGATGGTGCTGCCAATCAG GGTCAGATATTTGAAgcttacaacatggcagcttTGTGGAAATTGCCGTGTATTTTCATCTGTGAGAATAACCGCTATGGAATGGGAACGTCTGTTGAGAGAGCAGCGGCCAGCACTGATTACTACAAGAGAGGCGACTTCATTCCTGGGCTGAGG GTGGATGGAATGGATATCTTGTGTGTCCGGGAGGCAACAAGGTTTGCAGCTGCTTACTGTAGATCTGGAAag GGGCCCATACTGATGGAGCTCCAGACTTACCGTTACCATGGACACAGCATGAGCGACCCTGGCGTCAG TTACCGTACACGAGAAGAGATTCAGGAAGTAAGAAGTAAGAGTGACCCTATTATGCTTCTCAAGGATAGAATGGTGAACAGCAATCTGGCCAGTGTTGAAGAATTAAAG GAAATTGATGTTGaagtgaggaaagaaattgaggatgctGCCCAGTTTGCCACTGCTGATCCTGAACCGCCTTTGGAAGAACTAGGCTATCACATTTACAGCAGTGATCCGCCTTTTGAAGTTCGGGGTGCAAATCAGTGGATCAAGTTTAAGTCCATCAGTTAA